One Felis catus isolate Fca126 chromosome D3, F.catus_Fca126_mat1.0, whole genome shotgun sequence DNA segment encodes these proteins:
- the RILPL2 gene encoding RILP-like protein 2, giving the protein MEEPPLREEEEEEGEEEEEEGDEAGPEGALGKSPFQLTAEDVYDISYVMGRELMALGSDPRVTQLQFKIVRVLEMLETLVNEGNLTVEELRMERDSLKKEVEGLRTEGSAAGREVNLGPDKMVVDLTDPNRPRFTLQELRDVLQERNKLKSQLLLVQEELQCYKSGLIPPREGSGGRREKDTLVTRPSNARSNKEEKTIIRKLFFFRSGK; this is encoded by the exons ATGGAGGAGCCCCCTTTgcgagaggaggaagaggaggagggggaagaagaggaggaagaaggagacgAGGCTGGGCCCGAGGGGGCTTTGGGCAAGAGCCCCTTCCAGTTGACCGCCGAGGACGTATATGATATCTCCTATGTGATGGGCCGCGAGCTGATGGCCCTGGGCAGCGACCCCCGGGTGACACAGCTGCAGTTCAAGATCGTCCGCGTCCTGGAGATGCTGGAGACGCTGGTGAATGAGGGCAACCTGACCGTGGAGGAGCTGAGAATGGAGAGGGACAGCCTCAAGAAAGAGGTGGAGGGGCTGCGGACAGAGGGCTCGGCGGCCGGCAGGGAG GTAAACCTGGGACCAGACAAAATGGTGGTTGACCTGACAGATCCCAACCGGCCACGCTTCACTCTACAGGAGCTAAGGGATGTGCTCCAGGAGCGCAACAAACTCAAGTCCCAGCTGCTGCTGGTGCAGGAAGAGCTGCAGTGCTATAAGAG TGGTCTGATTCCACCAAGAGAAGGCTCAGGAGGACGAAGAGAAAAAGATACCCTTGTCACCAGGCCCAGCAATGCCAGAAGTAACAAGGAGGAGAAGACCATCATAAGGAAGTT GTTCTTTTTCCGATCAGGGAAGTAG